The DNA sequence CCTGATCAACGGCCTGTACGACGCCCACCGCTCGATGGCCCCGGTGCTGGCCCTCGCCTCGCACATCCCCTCCAGCGAGATCGGTCTCGGCTACTTCCAGGCCACCCATCCGGAGCTGCTGTTCCAGGAGTGCAGCCACTACAACGAGATGATCTCCAGCCCGGAGCAGATGCCGAGGCTGCTCCAGACGGCGATCCAGCACGCCATCGGGCGCGGCGGCGTCAGCGTCGTCTCGATGCCGGGTGACATCGCCTCCGAGCCCGCCCCCGAGAAGAGCATCGAGCACGCGCTCGTCACCGCGCGGCCGACCGTACGGCCCGGCGACGACGAGATCGACAAGCTCTGCCGCATGGTGGACAAGGCCAAACGGGTGACGCTGTTCTGCGGCAGCGGCACGGCCGGGGCGCACGCCGAGGTCATGGAGTTCGCCGAGAAGATCAAGTCCCCGGTCGGGCACGCGCTGCGCGGCAAGGAGTGGATCCAGTACGACAACCCGTACGACGTCGGGATGAGCGGGCTGCTCGGCTACGGCGCCGCGTACGAGGCGACCCACGAGTGCGACCTCCTCGTCCTGCTGGGCACGGACTTCCCGTACAACGCCTTCCTCCCGGACGACGTGAAGATCGTCCAGGTCGATGTGCGCCCCGAGCACCTCGGCCGCCGCTCCAAGCTCGACCTCGCGGTCTGGGGCGATGTGCGCGAGACCCTGCGCTGCCTGACGCCCCGGGTGAAGCCCAAGTCGGACCGCAAGTTCCTCGACCGGATGCTGAAGAAGCACGCGAACGCCCTGGAGGGGGTGGTCAAGGCCTACACCCGCAAGGTCGACAAGCACGTCCCGATCCACCCCGAGTACGTCGCCTCCGTGCTGGACGAGATGGCCGACGAGGACGCCGTGTTCACCGTCGACACGGGCATGAACAACGTGTGGGCCGCCCGCTATCTGACGCCCAACGGAAAGCGGCGGGTGATCGGTTCGTTCAGCCACGGCTCGATGGCCAACGCCCTCCCGCAGGCGATCGGCGCCCAGTTCACCGACCTGAACCGGCAGGTCGTCGCGATGTCGGGCGACGGCGGATTCTCCATGCTGATGGGCGACTTCCTCACCCTGGTCCAGCACGACCTGCCGGTGAAGGTCGTTCTGTTCAACAACTCCTCGCTCGGCATGGTGGAGTTGGAGATGCTGGTGGCGGGCCTGCCGTCGTACGGGACGGCCAACGAGAACACCGACTACGCCGCCATCGCCCGCGCGGCCGGCGCCTACG is a window from the Streptomyces sp. MMBL 11-1 genome containing:
- a CDS encoding pyruvate dehydrogenase translates to MAKQNVAEQFVDILARAGVKRLYGVVGDSLNPVVDAIRRNSAIDWIHVRHEETAAFAAGAEAQVSGSLAACAGSCGPGNLHLINGLYDAHRSMAPVLALASHIPSSEIGLGYFQATHPELLFQECSHYNEMISSPEQMPRLLQTAIQHAIGRGGVSVVSMPGDIASEPAPEKSIEHALVTARPTVRPGDDEIDKLCRMVDKAKRVTLFCGSGTAGAHAEVMEFAEKIKSPVGHALRGKEWIQYDNPYDVGMSGLLGYGAAYEATHECDLLVLLGTDFPYNAFLPDDVKIVQVDVRPEHLGRRSKLDLAVWGDVRETLRCLTPRVKPKSDRKFLDRMLKKHANALEGVVKAYTRKVDKHVPIHPEYVASVLDEMADEDAVFTVDTGMNNVWAARYLTPNGKRRVIGSFSHGSMANALPQAIGAQFTDLNRQVVAMSGDGGFSMLMGDFLTLVQHDLPVKVVLFNNSSLGMVELEMLVAGLPSYGTANENTDYAAIARAAGAYGVRVEKPKQLQGALKDAFKHKGPALVDVVTDPNALSIPPKISADMVTGFALSASKIVLDGGVGRMLQMARSNLRNVPRP